Proteins from a single region of Tumebacillus amylolyticus:
- the aspD gene encoding aspartate 4-decarboxylase, producing MDYTKEQRREMERSFSAISPFEFKNKLISLAEGRKKGTRVLLDAGRGNPNWIAATPREAFFTLGQFAVQESRRVWNDNDLAGMPQREGIAARFQAYAQGNQSAPGMKLLQGIIDYGIRNKGFEADLWVYELVDGIIGDNYPFPDRMLLHVEKVVHDFVFQELCGNDPSAGSFNLFAVEGATAAMCYLFDTLAENYLLTRGDKIAIMVPIFPPYVEIPELERYRFEVVEIKASGVDEQGRHTWQYPPEEIEKLADPSIKALFLVNPSNPPSVAIQAETVQQMVNIVKERNPNLMIITDDVYSTFVDNFRSLMVDLPYNAIGVYSFSKYFGVTGWRLGIVALHEDNVFDKLLRELPEDKKKILHKRYSSMSQTPDEIPFLDRMVADSRSVAMNHTAGLSTPQQVQMAIFCAFALLDEENRYKQLTKDICHRRMNLLYEGLGLPKPNLPQDADYYTEFDLEEWSAKHYGNLFTEFLKKNYEPVDILFRLAENSSIVLLNGGGFHGPTWSIRVSLANLNDEQYTQIGQELHKTLDQYVAEWKKNTH from the coding sequence ATGGACTATACCAAAGAACAACGTCGCGAAATGGAGCGATCCTTTTCCGCGATCTCTCCGTTTGAATTCAAAAACAAACTGATCTCGCTGGCAGAAGGCCGCAAAAAAGGCACGCGGGTCTTGCTCGATGCAGGTCGGGGGAATCCCAACTGGATCGCCGCGACTCCTCGGGAGGCTTTTTTCACGCTGGGGCAATTTGCGGTGCAAGAAAGCCGTCGCGTCTGGAACGACAATGATCTCGCCGGTATGCCGCAGCGGGAGGGAATTGCCGCGCGTTTTCAAGCGTACGCACAGGGAAATCAATCGGCGCCCGGCATGAAGCTTCTGCAAGGAATCATCGACTACGGCATCCGCAACAAAGGGTTTGAAGCAGACCTCTGGGTGTACGAACTCGTCGACGGCATCATCGGCGACAACTACCCGTTCCCGGACCGAATGCTTCTCCACGTCGAAAAAGTCGTGCATGACTTCGTGTTCCAAGAACTGTGTGGCAACGACCCGTCGGCGGGCTCCTTCAACCTGTTCGCCGTGGAAGGCGCAACGGCGGCGATGTGCTATCTGTTTGACACGCTGGCAGAAAATTACCTGCTCACACGCGGGGACAAAATCGCGATCATGGTCCCGATCTTCCCGCCGTATGTGGAGATTCCCGAATTGGAGCGCTACCGCTTCGAAGTCGTGGAGATCAAAGCAAGCGGCGTCGACGAGCAAGGGCGGCACACTTGGCAATACCCGCCGGAAGAGATCGAAAAGCTGGCAGACCCTTCAATAAAAGCGCTGTTCCTCGTCAACCCGAGCAACCCGCCCTCTGTCGCGATTCAAGCGGAGACGGTTCAGCAGATGGTGAACATCGTCAAGGAACGCAATCCGAACTTGATGATCATCACAGATGACGTGTACAGCACATTCGTAGACAATTTCCGCTCGCTCATGGTCGATCTGCCGTACAATGCGATCGGCGTGTACTCGTTTTCCAAGTACTTTGGCGTGACCGGCTGGCGATTGGGCATCGTGGCTCTTCATGAAGACAACGTGTTCGATAAATTGCTTCGAGAGTTGCCGGAGGACAAAAAGAAAATCTTGCACAAACGATACTCTTCGATGTCCCAAACGCCTGACGAGATTCCGTTTCTCGACCGAATGGTGGCAGACAGCCGCTCCGTGGCGATGAACCACACCGCGGGACTCTCGACGCCGCAGCAGGTGCAGATGGCGATTTTCTGCGCGTTTGCGCTGTTGGATGAAGAGAATCGCTACAAGCAACTGACCAAGGACATCTGTCACCGTCGCATGAACCTGCTGTACGAAGGATTGGGTCTGCCTAAACCGAATCTCCCTCAAGACGCCGATTACTACACGGAGTTTGATTTGGAGGAATGGTCGGCGAAACACTACGGCAACCTCTTCACGGAGTTCTTGAAAAAAAACTACGAGCCGGTCGACATCCTGTTCCGACTGGCGGAGAATTCGTCGATCG
- the asnB gene encoding asparagine synthase (glutamine-hydrolyzing) produces MNGIAGFLDWKRDGSEQQFSGSSTCSRDHVTVAVEGYLYNQKEIREALTGAGHRLQSGQIAELFQLAYLHWGDAFVERLAGAFAFVIWDSRERRMILGRDQLGMKNLYYSDKGEVVPFGTEIKKVLDHPSVTRNVAGDGVVELLMKGPYFSPGHAVFQDVQEVKPGHLVICTPAGTKSICYWDLQSHLHEDSLEQTVGTIDSLLNAHVSQWSEDQTPPTVILSGGLDSSGLTGMMHRFFEKADGWKSFSGNTKETYEAEDLEDMDFVWVNRVAEHLGMTNVEVLFDLNALWELNTIPRRAHDLPTQAKYEASSYQIYKEIQKQNDRIVIGEGADELFASNYWFYRERQRGEASLPWLPDKAWFYASPDLLESLRAEEYVKQGALDQLRQLSILSSDDDTHVRMRELSYLTIKEYLPYILRHNERMATAAGVELRMPFVDPRLAQYVWNIPWEMKNYRDQPKGVLRQVFRSYLPDFIIDRKKSNVPMVFKSNYSQPLREDTERLLQDRNSPLYDLVDREQIRKSLDEKVIEQDMYMRWRLDYYLQIDHWMREYQVQLKL; encoded by the coding sequence ATGAATGGGATCGCGGGATTTCTCGATTGGAAGCGGGATGGGAGTGAGCAGCAGTTTTCAGGGTCGTCTACATGCAGTCGAGATCATGTCACAGTGGCGGTCGAGGGCTATTTATACAATCAAAAAGAGATCCGAGAGGCATTGACCGGCGCCGGTCATCGCTTGCAGAGCGGCCAGATCGCGGAACTTTTCCAACTTGCCTATCTACACTGGGGCGATGCATTCGTGGAACGATTGGCCGGCGCGTTTGCCTTCGTGATCTGGGATTCCCGTGAGCGTCGCATGATCTTAGGTCGTGACCAACTCGGCATGAAGAATTTGTACTATTCTGACAAGGGTGAAGTTGTGCCGTTTGGCACGGAGATCAAAAAGGTCTTGGACCACCCGTCCGTCACGCGCAACGTAGCGGGAGACGGGGTCGTCGAACTGCTGATGAAAGGGCCGTACTTCTCGCCGGGCCATGCGGTTTTCCAAGATGTGCAGGAAGTAAAACCGGGCCATCTCGTGATCTGCACGCCCGCCGGAACGAAAAGCATCTGCTACTGGGACCTGCAAAGTCACCTCCACGAAGATTCTCTGGAGCAGACGGTTGGCACGATCGACTCCCTGCTGAACGCGCATGTCTCCCAATGGAGTGAAGATCAGACTCCTCCGACCGTGATCTTGTCCGGCGGTCTGGATTCCAGTGGACTGACCGGGATGATGCACCGCTTTTTTGAAAAAGCGGACGGGTGGAAGTCGTTTTCCGGGAACACGAAGGAAACGTATGAGGCCGAAGACCTGGAAGACATGGACTTTGTCTGGGTCAATCGGGTCGCCGAGCATCTCGGGATGACAAACGTTGAGGTTTTATTCGACCTCAACGCACTCTGGGAACTCAACACCATCCCCCGTCGGGCGCATGACCTCCCCACGCAAGCGAAGTACGAAGCCTCGTCCTACCAAATCTACAAAGAAATTCAGAAGCAAAACGACAGGATCGTCATCGGGGAGGGGGCGGATGAACTGTTCGCCTCGAACTATTGGTTTTACCGCGAGCGTCAACGAGGAGAGGCGAGCCTCCCGTGGTTGCCTGACAAAGCTTGGTTCTACGCTTCTCCCGACCTGCTCGAATCCCTTCGAGCAGAGGAGTACGTGAAGCAAGGCGCTTTGGACCAACTTCGCCAACTCTCGATCCTGTCGAGCGACGACGACACCCATGTACGAATGCGCGAGCTCTCGTACCTCACGATAAAAGAATACCTGCCCTACATCTTGCGCCACAACGAGCGCATGGCAACGGCCGCAGGGGTAGAACTTCGCATGCCGTTCGTAGACCCGCGCTTGGCTCAATATGTATGGAACATCCCTTGGGAGATGAAAAACTACCGAGACCAACCCAAGGGCGTCTTGCGCCAAGTCTTCCGTTCCTACCTGCCCGATTTCATCATCGACCGCAAGAAAAGCAACGTGCCGATGGTGTTCAAAAGCAACTATTCCCAACCCCTTCGCGAAGACACGGAACGATTGCTCCAAGACCGCAACTCGCCCCTGTACGACTTGGTGGACCGAGAGCAAATCCGCAAATCTTTGGATGAAAAAGTGATCGAGCAAGACATGTACATGAGATGGCGACTCGATTACTACCTGCAGATCGACCATTGGATGCGAGAATACCAAGTACAACTCAAACTCTAA
- a CDS encoding YkvA family protein: protein MEDYSKYQSEFSDDSFWEKVKKVAKKVGAKGIYAALLLYFAMLSPNTPMKAKAVIAGALGYFIFPIDLIPDIIPAVGYTDDFGALMSALALVAMYIDADCKSKAREKLRNWFGNDIDAELDDVDNKVA from the coding sequence ATGGAAGATTACTCAAAATATCAAAGTGAATTCTCAGATGATTCTTTCTGGGAGAAGGTGAAAAAAGTTGCCAAAAAAGTTGGTGCAAAGGGGATCTACGCAGCACTTTTGCTCTACTTTGCCATGCTGAGCCCAAACACTCCCATGAAAGCGAAAGCCGTAATAGCAGGAGCGCTTGGCTATTTTATTTTTCCTATAGATCTAATTCCTGACATAATTCCCGCCGTAGGATATACGGATGACTTTGGAGCTCTCATGTCCGCACTTGCACTTGTAGCTATGTATATCGACGCGGATTGCAAGAGCAAAGCGCGCGAAAAACTTCGCAATTGGTTTGGCAATGATATTGATGCTGAATTGGATGATGTTGATAACAAGGTTGCCTAG
- a CDS encoding matrixin family metalloprotease: MKGPFFKTVACSLLALLSVTYATEAHAYKLYGGKYTQSPYSQKYYNDATTYSTSSLMNHYLAFDSAVSSWSNTSHTYIWWVKTTTQSDSILDVTSLSDNDTTLFGRTEHYVGNTVITDVKNNYWYWARCWTNTNATWDNSMATYKTKGLTLQEVSAHEVGHALGLDHTGNSMFDYASYGGTLMFYSPDPYWGHGIYGPTSDEVSGVQKMYGTRP; encoded by the coding sequence ATGAAAGGTCCTTTCTTTAAAACCGTTGCATGCTCACTACTCGCTTTACTTTCGGTAACGTATGCGACGGAGGCTCATGCATATAAACTTTATGGAGGAAAATACACGCAGAGCCCGTATTCTCAAAAGTATTATAATGATGCAACAACCTATTCTACCTCCAGCCTTATGAACCATTATCTGGCTTTTGACAGTGCTGTATCATCTTGGAGTAACACATCGCACACGTATATCTGGTGGGTGAAAACAACGACTCAGAGTGATTCGATCCTTGATGTAACCTCTCTTTCGGATAATGATACAACCTTATTCGGACGAACGGAGCATTACGTTGGAAACACCGTCATCACGGATGTGAAGAACAACTATTGGTACTGGGCGAGATGTTGGACAAATACCAATGCGACTTGGGACAATTCTATGGCAACGTATAAGACGAAAGGTCTAACGCTCCAAGAGGTGTCAGCGCATGAAGTCGGTCATGCCCTTGGGCTTGATCACACGGGCAACAGCATGTTTGATTATGCGAGTTACGGAGGCACGCTCATGTTCTACAGCCCCGATCCTTACTGGGGGCATGGTATTTACGGACCTACATCCGATGAAGTATCCGGCGTACAGAAAATGTACGGGACGAGACCTTAG
- a CDS encoding MFS transporter — protein MWTAISNRSFRALWLSQLMSKGGDQLRSWSIVYWIFTTSGQSPWMQAMLLLADFGPAALLGPFAGVFVDRWSHLRVMRYAHLIRAVFSFALIPAFASGSIGWVLLCVTLSSVVAQFFEPASNALVPALIEKDQLMAANSVTRASNTLWLLLGPVLATTLYHTYGPTTTFALDGISFVLAFGALLFIKGPQAKQVQEEGSRDQEVEAKRERGGFWKELGDGLRFSFSNGTVRAILLLLVMLSFGIGVINLLGLFLVKQVLGLPDLYVAWASTSQGVGMLLTATLLGLISKRIRSHRTMTVVSVVILGIGVVLFACSQNEFQLICSRFLIGGGVTAMNVAITTLFMREVPEHLMGRVGSVVETAPTYAMLLSMLLGSTLAAWFSIRGLFMGVGGLFLLTALVAMRELGVGLFGKRRKQEEGKKNLAS, from the coding sequence GTGTGGACTGCAATCTCCAATCGATCCTTTCGCGCACTTTGGCTGAGCCAACTCATGTCAAAGGGGGGCGACCAACTGCGAAGTTGGTCGATCGTGTATTGGATTTTTACCACCAGTGGACAGTCGCCTTGGATGCAAGCGATGCTCCTGTTGGCTGATTTCGGACCGGCCGCGTTGCTTGGGCCGTTCGCCGGTGTGTTTGTGGATCGGTGGTCGCATTTGCGCGTGATGCGATATGCTCACTTGATCCGCGCTGTGTTTTCATTTGCCCTGATTCCTGCTTTTGCTTCCGGGAGCATCGGGTGGGTGTTGCTGTGTGTGACGTTGTCCTCGGTGGTTGCACAGTTTTTCGAACCGGCCAGCAATGCGCTCGTGCCCGCCTTGATCGAAAAAGATCAGTTGATGGCGGCGAACAGCGTAACCCGTGCGAGCAACACACTGTGGTTGTTGCTGGGGCCGGTTTTGGCTACGACGTTGTATCATACCTACGGACCGACGACGACATTTGCACTGGATGGGATTAGTTTTGTGTTGGCGTTTGGTGCGCTTCTTTTTATCAAAGGGCCGCAAGCCAAGCAGGTGCAGGAAGAAGGCTCGCGCGACCAAGAGGTCGAGGCGAAAAGGGAACGGGGAGGATTTTGGAAAGAACTGGGCGATGGATTGCGATTTAGTTTCAGCAACGGAACGGTGCGGGCGATTTTGTTGCTGCTCGTCATGCTGAGTTTTGGCATTGGCGTAATCAATCTGCTCGGCCTCTTTTTGGTCAAACAAGTCCTCGGACTTCCCGACCTGTACGTCGCATGGGCAAGCACGTCGCAAGGGGTCGGTATGTTGTTGACAGCCACACTCCTTGGCTTGATCTCCAAGCGAATTCGTTCTCATCGCACGATGACGGTCGTCTCGGTCGTAATTCTCGGGATTGGCGTGGTGCTGTTTGCCTGCTCACAAAACGAGTTCCAGTTGATCTGCTCTCGCTTCCTGATCGGCGGGGGAGTAACCGCGATGAACGTGGCGATTACCACGTTGTTCATGCGGGAAGTGCCGGAACATCTCATGGGCCGTGTCGGTTCCGTCGTGGAAACGGCGCCTACTTATGCCATGTTGCTTTCCATGTTGCTCGGCAGCACGTTGGCGGCCTGGTTCTCGATTCGAGGGCTGTTTATGGGTGTTGGCGGTCTGTTTTTACTGACGGCGCTGGTGGCGATGCGCGAATTAGGCGTTGGGTTGTTTGGTAAGCGAAGAAAGCAAGAGGAGGGCAAAAAAAACCTTGCCTCCTGA
- a CDS encoding CPBP family intramembrane glutamic endopeptidase: MWMHSLAGVAAVLFLLPLLYGLRMSYAHELWWGWYRIELTPFPSPLATRSPIGGWMGAGLIVSGIALVQAFQHGTMPLLAGIFVAVEAAYALLFYRMGRPQAPDPESFPVLTFGLWHNGLLEEVWFRGLWLLVFRGLGWTSAFSMWCFILSTALLFGLYHLWRVRPIRALDTTGFGVVLGYVAWQYGLPAAVLLHLAHNALAVPLYRQQERASLWWRNRRLLLVGLAVISLTAWL, encoded by the coding sequence ATGTGGATGCACTCGCTGGCAGGGGTCGCTGCGGTGTTGTTTCTCCTGCCGCTTCTCTACGGGCTGAGGATGAGTTATGCCCACGAACTGTGGTGGGGTTGGTATCGCATTGAACTCACCCCGTTTCCCTCGCCACTTGCCACTCGTTCGCCGATCGGCGGTTGGATGGGAGCCGGTCTGATCGTTTCTGGCATCGCACTCGTTCAGGCGTTTCAACACGGCACGATGCCTCTGCTCGCCGGAATTTTTGTGGCGGTGGAGGCGGCGTATGCGCTGCTTTTCTATCGAATGGGGCGGCCTCAAGCGCCCGATCCTGAATCGTTTCCCGTGTTGACATTTGGCCTCTGGCACAACGGATTGTTGGAAGAGGTCTGGTTCCGTGGGCTGTGGTTGCTCGTATTTCGAGGGTTGGGTTGGACGAGTGCGTTTTCGATGTGGTGCTTCATCCTCTCCACGGCTCTTTTATTTGGACTGTACCATCTCTGGCGGGTGAGGCCGATCCGAGCGCTGGATACGACAGGATTCGGCGTGGTGCTCGGGTATGTCGCTTGGCAATACGGACTGCCGGCCGCTGTGTTGCTGCATCTTGCGCACAATGCGTTAGCGGTACCGTTGTATCGTCAGCAGGAGAGAGCTTCCCTGTGGTGGCGCAATCGGAGGCTGCTTTTGGTCGGGCTGGCGGTCATATCTCTCACAGCTTGGCTGTAA
- a CDS encoding B12-binding domain-containing radical SAM protein, translating to MEVSPLIHLIRPPYSTDSICPPINLLALAAYVEPYHPVSISDFVISYVRKELTMDAAGMEQAARQILQHDAQVLAFTSMCSSYAAALRIAEACKRLDPSRFILFGGPHAGFVARETLEAFDFVDAIVLGEGEETLLDLLNALRDKQTLHGIPSLVFRDGGEIIETDRRKVLDDLGDLPFPAFHLIQNVDSYYEPGVDRFIEIEAGRGCPFNCKFCSTSLFFSRRYRLKTPKQIVDEMMWLKQNWNITGFGLIHDNLTVRKDMVRELCEYINDTGVPFQWYCSSRTDTIDREMMEFMKEAGCQGIFFGVETGSQSMQKTVGKRLKLDRSRETFRDLAEVGIDATASFIIGFPDETLDDLEDTLSMALEVRLYGTRDVQLHPITALPGTEILNEHEDRLVFHEHVLTFHDITSVIEISDVEMEWIRNHRRPFSNFYAVPPLHYPMELVYQIRGCYFHLMHERGYTLYSLQKASGMRHVEIVEQLVQLLPDSYREWTPERLTHALESYVAEFPGEVGAFVRDVLLYEQTMRKTAEFTDGANGWIRYKGAMPEVYAADNREVSLKPLQVLELSYDVPTLMKQMLVEPTLTREIREYHLAIVFEWEAHNVRTMEVDPLTAEIMNRVQGGSTLGACLQELSDEHPFLTSDEERQTWRDEVMTHLDAANLLVHPASSSKHLVEGL from the coding sequence ATGGAGGTGAGTCCCCTGATCCACTTAATCCGTCCTCCCTATAGTACCGATTCCATCTGTCCACCGATCAATTTGCTGGCCTTGGCCGCGTACGTCGAACCGTATCATCCCGTATCGATCTCCGATTTTGTCATCTCTTACGTGCGCAAGGAACTGACGATGGATGCGGCCGGCATGGAGCAGGCAGCGAGACAGATTCTCCAGCATGACGCACAGGTGTTGGCCTTCACGTCGATGTGCAGTTCCTATGCGGCTGCGTTGCGCATTGCCGAAGCATGCAAACGGCTCGATCCGAGTCGGTTCATCTTGTTTGGCGGCCCACATGCAGGTTTTGTGGCACGCGAGACATTGGAAGCGTTCGACTTTGTCGATGCGATTGTGCTGGGAGAAGGCGAAGAAACGTTGTTGGATCTCTTGAATGCGTTGCGTGACAAGCAGACGCTTCACGGCATTCCATCTCTTGTGTTTCGCGATGGAGGGGAGATCATCGAGACGGATCGTCGCAAAGTGCTGGACGATCTGGGCGACCTCCCGTTCCCGGCGTTTCACCTGATTCAAAATGTTGACTCTTACTATGAACCCGGAGTGGATCGCTTCATTGAAATCGAAGCGGGTCGCGGATGTCCGTTTAACTGCAAATTCTGCTCCACATCGCTGTTCTTCTCGCGCCGTTATCGTCTGAAAACGCCGAAACAGATCGTAGATGAGATGATGTGGCTGAAACAGAACTGGAACATCACCGGCTTCGGACTGATTCATGACAATCTGACGGTGCGCAAAGACATGGTGCGTGAGCTGTGCGAGTACATCAACGATACGGGTGTGCCGTTCCAATGGTACTGCTCGTCCCGCACCGATACGATCGACCGTGAAATGATGGAGTTTATGAAGGAAGCCGGTTGCCAAGGCATTTTCTTCGGCGTGGAGACAGGCAGCCAGAGCATGCAGAAAACGGTGGGCAAACGGTTGAAATTAGACCGTTCGCGCGAGACGTTCCGCGACTTGGCCGAAGTGGGCATCGACGCCACCGCTTCTTTTATCATCGGATTCCCGGACGAGACGCTGGACGATCTGGAGGATACGTTGTCGATGGCGTTGGAAGTGCGGTTGTACGGCACTCGCGATGTGCAGTTGCATCCGATCACCGCTCTGCCCGGCACGGAAATTCTAAATGAACACGAAGATCGCTTGGTGTTCCATGAGCATGTGCTTACGTTCCACGACATCACGTCGGTCATCGAAATCTCCGACGTGGAGATGGAGTGGATTCGCAATCATCGTCGTCCTTTCAGCAATTTCTACGCCGTGCCTCCTCTGCACTACCCGATGGAGTTGGTGTATCAGATTCGCGGATGCTACTTCCACCTCATGCATGAGCGTGGCTACACGCTGTACTCGTTGCAAAAAGCGAGCGGCATGCGACACGTGGAGATCGTCGAACAGTTGGTGCAACTCCTGCCCGATTCCTATCGAGAATGGACACCCGAACGGTTGACCCATGCGCTGGAATCGTATGTGGCCGAATTCCCCGGTGAAGTCGGTGCGTTCGTGCGCGATGTGTTGCTCTATGAGCAGACGATGCGAAAAACGGCAGAATTCACAGATGGTGCCAACGGTTGGATTCGTTACAAAGGGGCGATGCCGGAGGTGTATGCGGCAGACAACCGAGAAGTTTCGCTTAAGCCTTTGCAGGTATTGGAGTTGTCCTATGACGTTCCGACGTTGATGAAACAGATGTTGGTGGAACCGACTCTCACACGCGAAATCCGGGAGTATCATCTCGCAATTGTCTTTGAGTGGGAAGCTCACAATGTACGCACGATGGAGGTCGATCCGTTGACGGCGGAGATCATGAACCGTGTACAAGGGGGCAGCACGCTTGGCGCCTGCCTACAGGAACTGTCTGATGAGCATCCGTTCCTGACGAGCGATGAAGAGCGTCAAACTTGGCGCGACGAAGTGATGACTCATTTGGATGCGGCGAACTTGTTGGTTCATCCGGCTTCCTCCTCGAAACATCTCGTCGAGGGGTTGTGA
- a CDS encoding tetratricopeptide repeat protein, with amino-acid sequence MSNEAMASAFVVYAKPRDSLWLPTPVLHRVVDAVLRACSPTVRAALPFDSYMMPLLPAWVRREVWCEEPLQLRGENTNQPDASYGDAVLMGLAELVLTALRAQEWRLVVEVPTPLFIGQGDRRFLHLLSTSKAGQEIGVEVRRVPVTDQSAVGRSKSRVPLTLRALRRNCAQRVLVAALRGIDHALLAGLYREAAVKLVFASRLFRDHETIRRVFVDRMSFAYTMLGQHERSLACRKWQVAHGDQQADVCSAYIDSAIQRLLAGVTEESMRESRREFAQALALRPVVEAAQDRTLIASMWCNSFALWLYRAGNLQAASRACARAYQALEEQELLQTHLGQLGIICTNAVRVALARGQQEHASLWADRLAAVATDHPQVLEQCGKLYARLGHYEAAAAWTERAVHAGPPMPRLLKNLALYRYHTGEYAAALSAIEWVLSWQEGETQAFMLHGAILEALEDVVQAEKAYRQALEKSPEQATVWADLGRVLWEQNRFDEALQALEQGVRCAPERADLQELLTMLTQERNALDSHGGESPDPLNPSSL; translated from the coding sequence ATGAGCAACGAAGCGATGGCTTCCGCATTCGTGGTGTACGCAAAACCGCGCGACTCGCTCTGGTTGCCAACACCTGTGCTGCATCGCGTCGTCGACGCGGTGCTGCGGGCTTGTTCTCCAACCGTGCGCGCCGCGTTGCCATTTGACTCGTATATGATGCCGCTCCTGCCGGCATGGGTACGACGCGAGGTCTGGTGTGAGGAGCCGTTGCAATTGCGCGGGGAGAATACCAACCAACCTGATGCTTCGTATGGAGATGCTGTGTTGATGGGCCTGGCGGAGTTGGTGCTCACGGCACTTCGAGCCCAAGAGTGGCGACTCGTGGTGGAGGTGCCGACTCCGCTGTTCATCGGGCAAGGCGACCGACGCTTTTTGCATCTGCTCAGCACTTCAAAAGCAGGGCAAGAAATCGGCGTGGAAGTGCGGCGGGTTCCCGTCACCGACCAGTCAGCCGTGGGGAGAAGCAAAAGTCGTGTTCCACTGACGTTGCGCGCCCTGCGTCGAAACTGCGCCCAACGGGTGTTGGTGGCCGCTTTACGCGGAATCGACCATGCCTTGCTGGCCGGGCTGTATCGAGAAGCGGCTGTCAAATTGGTGTTTGCATCACGACTGTTTCGAGACCATGAGACGATTCGTCGTGTGTTTGTGGATCGGATGAGTTTTGCTTATACGATGCTTGGACAACATGAACGGTCGCTGGCTTGTCGCAAATGGCAGGTAGCTCATGGGGATCAGCAGGCGGACGTGTGCTCTGCGTACATCGATTCGGCGATACAGCGGTTGCTTGCGGGCGTCACCGAAGAATCGATGCGCGAGAGTCGCCGTGAATTCGCTCAAGCGTTGGCGTTGCGACCCGTTGTGGAAGCCGCGCAAGACCGCACATTGATTGCCTCCATGTGGTGCAATTCATTTGCTTTGTGGCTGTATCGTGCGGGGAATTTACAAGCAGCAAGCCGTGCATGTGCACGAGCGTACCAGGCGTTGGAGGAGCAGGAACTTTTGCAGACGCATCTGGGACAACTCGGCATCATCTGCACCAATGCGGTGCGTGTGGCATTGGCTCGAGGTCAGCAAGAACACGCTTCCCTCTGGGCCGACCGGTTGGCAGCTGTGGCGACCGACCATCCACAAGTGTTGGAACAATGCGGAAAACTCTATGCGCGACTCGGTCATTATGAAGCGGCAGCCGCGTGGACAGAGCGAGCCGTGCACGCGGGACCTCCCATGCCTCGTCTGCTGAAAAATCTCGCACTCTACCGCTATCATACGGGCGAGTATGCGGCGGCACTGTCTGCCATCGAGTGGGTGTTGAGCTGGCAGGAGGGAGAGACACAGGCGTTTATGTTGCACGGCGCAATCCTTGAAGCGCTGGAAGATGTCGTACAGGCGGAAAAAGCCTATCGCCAAGCACTCGAAAAATCACCTGAGCAGGCCACCGTGTGGGCTGACTTGGGACGTGTGCTCTGGGAGCAGAATCGTTTCGATGAAGCGTTGCAGGCGTTGGAGCAAGGCGTCCGGTGTGCGCCGGAACGCGCCGATTTACAGGAGTTGTTGACGATGTTGACACAGGAGCGAAATGCGCTTGATTCTCATGGAGGTGAGTCCCCTGATCCACTTAATCCGTCCTCCCTATAG